In Dehalococcoidales bacterium, a genomic segment contains:
- a CDS encoding Fic family protein produces MKKIELGKLIRQPAGFKAFIPNPFPPPNGFDLDLSILNKDNIATRLVGKLDGITKLLPDSDFLLLMYQRKDAASSSQIEGTKATMADAIEAVIKITDKTPPDVDDILHYIKTLNYGMNRLSEDNFPISLRFIRELHKELMTEARISQNPSPGEFRKSQNWIGGSRPDNAGFVPPPVDALMPALSDLERFIHTKDNLPVISKSGLIHAQFETIHPFLDGNGRTGRILIPFYLWQEKFLKKPVLFLSSYFRRNQNVYYQKLAAYHDGYVSAWLDFFLDGVIEIANEAIEIVERITALREKDINIVGAMSKRAAESASMILPKLYAQPIVDVATVQKWTGFTRAGAQRVIDRFIEKGILLPTDEDQKYGQTYVYKEYLDIFSDKN; encoded by the coding sequence TTTCCCGCCGCCTAACGGTTTTGATTTGGATTTATCAATCTTGAACAAAGATAATATCGCCACTCGTCTTGTCGGAAAGCTGGATGGTATTACTAAACTGTTACCGGATTCGGACTTTTTACTTTTGATGTATCAGCGTAAAGATGCGGCTTCTTCGAGTCAAATTGAGGGAACAAAAGCTACGATGGCCGATGCTATTGAGGCCGTGATTAAAATAACCGATAAAACCCCGCCCGATGTGGATGATATCCTCCATTACATTAAGACATTAAACTACGGCATGAACCGCTTATCTGAAGATAACTTCCCGATTTCACTGCGGTTTATTCGTGAACTGCACAAGGAATTGATGACCGAGGCAAGGATTTCGCAAAATCCGTCTCCCGGCGAATTTCGTAAGAGCCAAAATTGGATTGGCGGCAGCCGCCCCGATAATGCCGGGTTTGTTCCGCCGCCGGTAGATGCCCTTATGCCTGCGCTTTCGGATTTGGAGCGATTTATCCATACAAAAGATAATCTTCCGGTTATTAGCAAATCGGGATTAATTCATGCACAATTTGAAACTATTCATCCGTTTCTTGACGGTAACGGCAGAACAGGCAGAATCTTAATCCCCTTTTATTTGTGGCAGGAAAAATTTCTTAAAAAACCGGTATTATTTTTGTCGTCTTATTTTAGACGAAATCAAAATGTTTATTATCAAAAGCTGGCGGCTTATCATGATGGCTATGTTTCGGCATGGTTGGATTTTTTTCTTGACGGTGTAATCGAGATTGCCAATGAAGCTATTGAAATCGTCGAAAGGATTACTGCCCTGCGCGAAAAAGATATTAATATCGTCGGCGCGATGAGTAAAAGAGCCGCGGAGAGCGCATCAATGATATTGCCAAAGTTATATGCACAGCCGATTGTTGATGTTGCAACCGTTCAAAAATGGACCGGATTCACACGTGCCGGGGCGCAGAGAGTAATTGACCGTTTTATTGAAAAGGGAATCCTTTTACCGACAGATGAGGATCAAAAATACGGTCAAACTTATGTTTACAAAGAATATTTAGATATCTTTAGCGATAAGAATTAA